A genomic region of Colletes latitarsis isolate SP2378_abdomen chromosome 7, iyColLati1, whole genome shotgun sequence contains the following coding sequences:
- the LOC143343683 gene encoding uncharacterized protein LOC143343683 gives MNFSGSNIIQGALPQFSELTSRPNQVSASKFTSGDTVQLEHASVYTTAAVSNQTKQTLLVNSTNKYAGPIIAWPDPNTLMQFCEKQGIQAINIPNYNQNNSILTVQTNSLPVRIIPNMYLPSTSQPETVKHDIDVRTESEMKTPTMQDSSQVQLQQQSAMAEYFQKLQATTLPLTLQQLIKLQTEQMKKEKTEEEKVEHTQNNILNIPSVPVFRNTQIQNGNTFMNSDQMLTTINPNDLNVHIDNQQENENTAQSIKVEQQIQTDSPKTEKKMKFRAKTGEIKISVALDGSTIYCCPECNLAFSDKAEVEQHIQAHIQERKYQCKECGAMLKRKEHLDQHMRGHSDERPFKCPVCQKAFKRNEHLTRHYVIHSGDKNFMCSVCQKAFSRKDHLNKHTQTHLGIRRNRIKKESFFVEQKEPFEKANEVSAMPKQEVNFVLKDGYAKQEPNFLQYIQNLQKDQNLIHTFSSFKEQAIKEANVLQQQAVNMNEILPQNTRYLMPS, from the exons ATGAATTTTTCCGGGAGCAACATTATTCAGGGAGCTCTTCCTCAGTTCTCAGAGTTAACGTCTCGGCCGAATCAGGTCTCCGCATCGAAATTTACCAGCGGTGATACCGTTCAATTAGAACACGCGTCTGTTTATACAACCGCCGCCGTATCGAATCAGACGAAACAAACTTTGTTG GTGAATTCAACGAACAAATACGCGGGACCAATAATTGCATGGCCGGATCCGAATACGTTGatgcaattttgcgaaaaacagGGCATTCAAGCCATTAACATTCCTAATTATAATCAAAACAACTCGATACTCACTGTTCAGACGAACAGCTTACCCGTGAGAATCATACCTAATATGTACTTGCCTTCAACCTCGCAACCGGAAACCGTTAAACACGACATAGATGTAAGGACAGAGAGCGAGATGAAAACACCTACGATG CAAGACTCTTCTCAAGTTCAGCTTCAACAGCAAAGCGCCATGGCCGAGTATTTCCAAAAGTTACAAGCCACTACTCTTCCATTGACGTTGCAGCAGTTGATTAAATTGCAAACGGAACAAATGAAGAAAGAGAAAACTGAGGAGGAGAAGGTGGAACACACGCAGAACAATATTCTCAACATTCCTAGTGTTCCAGTGTTCAGAAACACTCAGATACAGAATGGAAATACTTTCATGAATTCCGATCAAATGTTGACTACGATCAATCCGAACGACCTAAACGTGCATATAGACAACCAGCAGGAAAACGAAAACACTGCGCAGAGCATCAAAGTCGAACAACAGATACAGACCGACTCGCCTAAGACCGAGAAGAAGATGAAATTCAGGGCCAAAACCGGGGAAATCAAGATTAGCGTTGCCCTGGACGGTTCGACGATTTATTGTTGTCCAGAGTGTAACTTAGCGTTTTCAGATAAGGCTGAGGTCGAGCAGCACATACAAGCTCATATTCAA GAACGTAAGTATCAGTGCAAGGAATGCGGTGCGATGTTGAAAAGAAAAGAGCACCTCGATCAACACATGCGTGGGCACTCTGACGAAAGGCCGTTCAAGTGTCCCGTGTGCCAAAAAGCGTTCAAAAGAAACGAACACTTAACGAGGCATTACGTTATCCACTCTGGCGATAAGAATTTCATGTGTTCGGTATGCCAGAAGGCCTTCTCCAGGAAGGATCACTTGAACAAACACACTCAAACGCATTTAGGTATCAGACGGAACAGAATAAAGAAAGAATCGTTCTTTGTCGAACAGAAAGAGCCGTTCGAGAAGGCTAACGAAGTTTCCGCAATGCCTAAACAGGAAGTGAACTTTGTACTGAAAGACGGGTACGCGAAACAGGAACCGAATTTCCTGCAGTACATACAAAATCTTCAGAAAGATCAGAACTTGATACACACGTTTTCCTCGTTTAAAGAACAGGCAATCAAAGAAGCGAACGTTCTGCAGCAACAGGCTGTCAACATGAACGAAATTCTGCCTCAAAATACAAGGTACTTAATGCCATCTTAG
- the Impe3 gene encoding ecdysone-inducible gene E3 isoform X2 gives MQVIFHAVEQLKLLQSEEKLEGSTSTVPPKHECQTAYDQTDDQEASTVVTDTTTNPSTRGKNTECGSRAEEVPKGVEISTKSSEISNESTDATSQAIEDSSVHQEAPEVNEETPELNYATPEANYEAPEDVHGVQEANQEIPEENQGSSSMSIDARTPSITETNATVSGPTNATLDQQGSIDETKQKKKEPTVDTVIQEVYEIVKSTPSVFLDEDAVYLGESKSATPISVEKTEIMEDEDDENRFTRLGEKVTQVPRPSLTSYLRRSNVPPSATLQQLASLYDSLSKDARKQGYGKYTGYSDEVLNTLMTSVEGGIAPQLKNILDKVLERNELTRDDAKIKTNQTIQDLDNPSSTLSKEMRPLLPLRYSP, from the exons ATGCAG GTAATATTCCACGCGGTGGAACAACTGAAGCTCCTCCAATCGGAGGAAAAATTGGAAGGCTCTACCAGCACCGTCCCCCCAAAGCACGAGTGTCAGACAGCGTACGATCAAACGGACGACCAGGAAGCATCCACTGTCGTCACGGACACGACGACCAATCCGAGCACGCGGGGAAAAAACACCGAATGCGGATCGAGAGCGGAAGAAGTACCGAAGGGGGTGGAAATTTCAACGAAGTCGAGCGAGATTAGTAATGAATCGACGGACGCAACGAGCCAGGCAATCGAGGACAGCTCGGTCCATCAGGAGGCACCGGAGGTGAACGAGGAGACGCCTGAATTGAACTATGCGACACCGGAGGCGAATTACGAAGCACCAGAAGACGTGCACGGCGTCCAAGAAGCGAATCAAGAAATCCCCGAGGAGAATCAAGGGTCGAGCTCTATGTCTATAGACGCGAGAACCCCGAGCATAACGGAAACAAACGCGACTGTGTCGGGTCCGACTAATGCCACCTTGGATCAGCAAGGATCGATCGACGAGACTAAACAGAAGAAGAAAGAGCCCACCGTCGATACTGTTATACAGGAGGTTTACGAGATCGTGAAATCCACGCCGTCCGTGTTTCTGGACGAGGACGCTGTGTACCTTGGAGAATCTAAAAGCGCCACGCCGATCTCCGTGGAGAAGACGGAGATCATGGAGGACGAGGACGACGAGAACAG GTTCACGCGTCTTGGCGAGAAGGTGACGCAAGTGCCCAGACCAAGCCTAACCAGCTACTTGAGGCGCTCGAACGTGCCGCCGAGTGCCACGCTTCAACAACTAGCCAGCCTCTACGACTCCCTGAGCAAAGACGCGAGGAAGCAAGGTTATGGCAAATACACGGGCTACTCCGACGAGGTTCTGAACACCCTGATGACCTCGGTCGAAGGTGGGATCGCACCGCAGCTGAAGAATATCTTGGACAAGGTCCTCGAGCGAAACGAACTCACCAGAGACGACGCTAAGATCAAGACCAATCAGACGATTCAGGATCTCGATAACCCTTCGAGTACCCTCAGCAAGGAAATGAGGCCCTTATTGCCCTTGCGCTATTCACCCTAA
- the LOC143343255 gene encoding uncharacterized protein LOC143343255, with translation MKILFLGLGLFCLFVARVQSKPQITKLFPVQEAIEYHQRANNEMKPLDRFLGKLRATYDFVFRKPENTSNVEKILAKDADSLKYRQTEKTLVLTDDDWVNDIQPLDRLEPLELEDETEDKNLEVEFVTPKSSFQLPATLSKHLVDWLGSLLGITYGVYSKLARAIYSNNTVTNN, from the exons ATGAAGATTCTTTTCCTGGGACTAGGTCTTTTTTGC CTCTTCGTAGCGAGAGTACAATCGAAGCCACAGATAACGAAGCTGTTTCCAGTTCAGGAGGCGATAGAGTACCATCAGCGAGCAAACAATGAGATGAAACCATTGGATAGGTTCCTGGGCAAATTACGGGCCACGTACGACTTTGTGTTTCGAAAGCCGGAGAACACGAGCAACGTGGAAAAAATTTTAGCCAAAGATGCCGATTCTTTAAAGTATCGACAAACCGAGAAAACGTTAGTGCTGACGGACGACGACTGGGTGAACGACATTCAACCCCTAGACCGTTTGGAACCCCTTGAACTGGAAGACGAGACGGAAGACAAGAATCTGGAAGTGGAATTCGTCACCCCGAAATCGAGTTTTCAACTTCCCGCTACGCTAAGTAAACACCTGGTCGATTGGCTAGGATCGCTCCTAGGCATCACTTATGGCGTTTATTCTAAACTAGCAAGGGCTATTTACAGTAATAATACAGTGACGAATAATTAG
- the LOC143343674 gene encoding uncharacterized protein LOC143343674 — translation MVLKSVLLTMLMVSEMCANPIQSHDDSNKIDDRTRTEVTTVDQEFITSVLDAASSQSTSSSSTVKSGPFAWFLTPLTQNLQFSPQSFLRDRIVQLKETLNNLGVQSREDTKGKQLSSANGLLQIAGAGDSGFYTNRLEPAGFFGGNGWLANKGGILGGPGAILSTGSILTDYPTPYRRK, via the exons ATGGTGTTGAAGTCAGTTCTACTGACCATGTTGATG gTGTCTGAAATGTGTGCAAATCCAATTCAGTCGCACGACGATTCGAACAAGATCGATGATCGAACGCGGACGGAGGTGACGACAGTGGATCAAGAATTTATTACATCAGTTTTGGACGCTGCATCGAGCCAAAGC ACAAGCAGTTCCTCCACTGTGAAATCAGGCCCGTTCGCGTGGTTCCTGACGCCTCTGACGCAAAACCTTCAATTTTCTCCGCAATCATTCTTGCGGGATCGCATCGTCCAACTGAAGGAGACGCTGAACAATCTGGGCGTGCAATCGCGCGAGGATACAAAGGGCAAGCAACTATCCAGCGCGAACGGATTGCTTCAGATTGCTGGGGCGGGCGACTCAGGATTTTACACGAACAGACTGGAGCCAGCCGGGTTTTTCGGCGGGAATGGCTGGCTCGCGAACAAGGGCGGAATCCTCGGTGGCCCCGGGGCGATTCTCTCGACAGGCAGCATTCTCACGGATTACCCTACGCCGTACAGGAGGAAGTAG
- the Impe3 gene encoding ecdysone-inducible gene E3 isoform X1 yields the protein MKAICSFFVILLLQEAIGGVVKNPPAFSKPVYTDSYLPAAMQVIFHAVEQLKLLQSEEKLEGSTSTVPPKHECQTAYDQTDDQEASTVVTDTTTNPSTRGKNTECGSRAEEVPKGVEISTKSSEISNESTDATSQAIEDSSVHQEAPEVNEETPELNYATPEANYEAPEDVHGVQEANQEIPEENQGSSSMSIDARTPSITETNATVSGPTNATLDQQGSIDETKQKKKEPTVDTVIQEVYEIVKSTPSVFLDEDAVYLGESKSATPISVEKTEIMEDEDDENRFTRLGEKVTQVPRPSLTSYLRRSNVPPSATLQQLASLYDSLSKDARKQGYGKYTGYSDEVLNTLMTSVEGGIAPQLKNILDKVLERNELTRDDAKIKTNQTIQDLDNPSSTLSKEMRPLLPLRYSP from the exons ATGAAGGCGATTTGTAGCTTCTTCGTCATTCTTTTGCTCCAGGAG GCCATCGGCGGGGTGGTTAAGAATCCGCCAGCCTTTTCGAAGCCCGTCTACACGGACTCGTATCTTCCCGCAGCCATGCAG GTAATATTCCACGCGGTGGAACAACTGAAGCTCCTCCAATCGGAGGAAAAATTGGAAGGCTCTACCAGCACCGTCCCCCCAAAGCACGAGTGTCAGACAGCGTACGATCAAACGGACGACCAGGAAGCATCCACTGTCGTCACGGACACGACGACCAATCCGAGCACGCGGGGAAAAAACACCGAATGCGGATCGAGAGCGGAAGAAGTACCGAAGGGGGTGGAAATTTCAACGAAGTCGAGCGAGATTAGTAATGAATCGACGGACGCAACGAGCCAGGCAATCGAGGACAGCTCGGTCCATCAGGAGGCACCGGAGGTGAACGAGGAGACGCCTGAATTGAACTATGCGACACCGGAGGCGAATTACGAAGCACCAGAAGACGTGCACGGCGTCCAAGAAGCGAATCAAGAAATCCCCGAGGAGAATCAAGGGTCGAGCTCTATGTCTATAGACGCGAGAACCCCGAGCATAACGGAAACAAACGCGACTGTGTCGGGTCCGACTAATGCCACCTTGGATCAGCAAGGATCGATCGACGAGACTAAACAGAAGAAGAAAGAGCCCACCGTCGATACTGTTATACAGGAGGTTTACGAGATCGTGAAATCCACGCCGTCCGTGTTTCTGGACGAGGACGCTGTGTACCTTGGAGAATCTAAAAGCGCCACGCCGATCTCCGTGGAGAAGACGGAGATCATGGAGGACGAGGACGACGAGAACAG GTTCACGCGTCTTGGCGAGAAGGTGACGCAAGTGCCCAGACCAAGCCTAACCAGCTACTTGAGGCGCTCGAACGTGCCGCCGAGTGCCACGCTTCAACAACTAGCCAGCCTCTACGACTCCCTGAGCAAAGACGCGAGGAAGCAAGGTTATGGCAAATACACGGGCTACTCCGACGAGGTTCTGAACACCCTGATGACCTCGGTCGAAGGTGGGATCGCACCGCAGCTGAAGAATATCTTGGACAAGGTCCTCGAGCGAAACGAACTCACCAGAGACGACGCTAAGATCAAGACCAATCAGACGATTCAGGATCTCGATAACCCTTCGAGTACCCTCAGCAAGGAAATGAGGCCCTTATTGCCCTTGCGCTATTCACCCTAA